The Astyanax mexicanus isolate ESR-SI-001 chromosome 20, AstMex3_surface, whole genome shotgun sequence genome contains a region encoding:
- the sftpba gene encoding prosaposin, protein MASIKLICVFLTLLCTATARFVDTEKVQEFLKVTDDFTDDDACQDCIHIIELLKDLISEGEFQEKIKGLLEKLCDSLPGEIPKTCKEQVDKNLPLAITFISSIMIPGEVCAYLGLCDGQMRGQMKELIMNHMQKIVLLPDITVNSSIPCTLCTYVTDLLQCIIPKTQTLLISLLGDACQILPPLVRGQCTVLVKTYVKMLINFLLNFASPDKLCSVLRLCENLEIPPSGEFFLSDCDSCLTLAVLTRLSLGTNATEPQAASFLHTVCQSHPDALPQCESFTQRYAGQLQGLLGKEMAALQMCERARLCDDQAGPDAAGDPCTLGHSFSCRNLQTAQMCGVVAFCQQNVWN, encoded by the exons ATGGCCTCAATCAAGCTCATCTGTGTATTTCTCACACTCCTCTGCACGG CCACAGCGAGATTTGTGGATACCGAAAAGGTGCAGGAGTTTCTGAAGGTCACTGATGATTTTACG gatGATGATGCCTGTCAGGACTGTATCCATATTATAGAGCTGCTGAAAGATCTGATATCAGAAGGAGAATTCCAG GAGAAGATAAAGGGCTTGCTGGAGAAGCTCTGTGACTCTCTGCCCGGAGAAATCCCCAAAACGTGCAAAGAGCAGGTGGACAAGAACCTTCCTCTGGCCATCACCTTCATCAGCAGCATCATG atccCTGGTGAGGTGTGTGCGTATCTGGGTCTGTGTGATGGTCAGATGAGGGGTCAGATGAAGGAACTGATAATGAATCACATGCAGAAGATTGTGTTGCTCCCTGATATTACA GTGAACTCTTCGATTCCCTGCACTCTCTGCACATATGTTACAGATCTACTGCAGTGTATCATACCCAAAACCCAG ACTCTCCTGATTTCCCTGCTGGGGGATGCGTGTCAGATCCTGCCTCCGCTGGTTCGTGGCCAGTGTACGGTTTTAGTTAAGACGTATGTGAAGATGCTGATCAACTTCCTGCTGAATTTCGCCTCCCCAGACAAGCTCTGCTCTGTACTGCGACTGTGTGAGAACTTGGAAATCCCTCCATCAG GCGAGTTCTTTCTCTCAGACTGTGACTCGTGTCTGACTCTGGCAGTTCTGACCCGCCTCAGTCTGGGCACTAATGCCACTGAGCCCCAGGCTGCCTCCTTCCTCCACACCGTCTGCCAGTCTCACCCTGATGCCCTGCCACAG TGTGAGAGCTTCACTCAGCGCTATGCTGGCCAGCTGCAGGGGCTTCTGGGTAAAGAGATGGCAGCTCTGCAGATGTGTGAG AGGGCGAGACTGTGTGATGACCAGGCCGGGCCGGATGCTGCAGGTGACCCCTGTACTCTGGGCCACAGCTTCAGCTGCAGAAACCTGCAGACTGCGCAGATGTGTGGG GTGGTGGCCTTCTGCCAGCAGAACGTGTGGAACTAG